A window of the Gossypium hirsutum isolate 1008001.06 chromosome A03, Gossypium_hirsutum_v2.1, whole genome shotgun sequence genome harbors these coding sequences:
- the LOC107886129 gene encoding microtubule-associated protein RP/EB family member 1B isoform X2, which yields MEFKLGSKAASGAVQCQMIDMTYPGAVPMHKVNFDAKSEYDMIQNYKVLQEVFNKLKIDKHIEVNRLVKGRPLDNLEFLQWLKRYCDSVNGGIMNENYDPVERRLKGGKERNSKGSLKSSKSLQANNLHNLASGDAAGINKNTVSKQGKTGVAAASSEVRALSKEITDLKLSVDLLEKERDFYFAKLRDIEILCQSTKVENHPMAVAIKKILYAADAKESALEEAQEFISQSVDNGETEEANEEETD from the exons ATGGAATTTAAATTAGGATCAAAA GCTGCATCTGGTGCTGTACAATGTCAGATGATAGATATGACCTATCCGGGAGCAGTGCCAATGCACAAG GTGAATTTTGATGCAAAGTCCGAATATGATATGATCCAAAATTACAAGGTTCTGCAAGAAGTATTCAACAAGTTGAAAATCGATAAG CATATTGAAGTCAATAGACTTGTTAAAGGCAGACCTTTGGACAATCTGGAGTTCTTACAATGGCTGAAACGGTATTGTGATTCTGTGAATGGTGGAATCATGAATGA GAATTATGATCCTGTTGAAAGAAGACTTAAAGGTGGAAAAGAGCGGAACTCAAAGGGTTCTCTTAAGAGCTCAAAATCTCTGCAGGCAAACAATCTCCATAACCTTGCCTCTGGAGATGCGGCTGGCATTAATAAAAACACTG TTTCCAAGCAAGGTAAGACTGGTGTAGCAGCAGCTTCAAGTGAGGTCCGGGCTTTGTCCAAGGAG ATTACCGATTTGAAACTCTCGGTTGACCTCTTGGAAAAGGAAAGGGATTTTTACTTCGCCAAACTGCGGGATATTGAAATACTTTGTCAGTCTACCAAAGTGGAGAATCATCCA ATGGCAGTAGCAATAAAGAAAATACTGTATGCAGCTGATGCAAAAGAATCAGCACTTGAAGAAGCTCAAGAGTTTATTAGCCAATCTGTTGATAATGGTGAAACTGAAGAGGCAAATGAAGAGGAAACCGACTGA
- the LOC107886131 gene encoding pentatricopeptide repeat-containing protein At3g22670, mitochondrial: MLRKHQTLSLASSSNPQRNLNVNSLKLFGFSALFTSTSTSTNPSASPDSSLTSELPDIPSWVSKQNTGTQPSGDDDFVIPSLATWIENHPKVRLFPTKKPETPVEKLTKILKCPYPSPAIVVQALNASDLSVSDVSVDQLLKRFSNSWISAYGVFIWAKTQSGYTHTPELYNFMVDVLGKAKMFDLLLDLIEEMKQLKGYINLDTIFKVMRRLANARRFSEAIEVFRRIEELGVEKDVMALNGLLDALVKGDGVEHACEAFVELKECIPLDSSTFNILVHGFCKARRLSDARKILNEMNEHGFQPCTVSFTCFIEAYCREKDFRNVDAILDEMKEKGCRPNAVTYTIIMHARGRAGEIGKALEVYEMMKKDSCLPDSSFYSSLIFILSKTGRLKDADEIFEDMVKQGVKPNALTYNTMISSACGHSLEEKALKLLKRMEEDSCKPDISTYAPLLKMCCRKKRMKVLNFLLSHMLNNDVSIDHTTYTLLVRGLCNSGKLEQACAFFEEMVLKGMIAKSSICTMLVEKLEKEDMIEAKQKIQELVPNVKEPKITV; encoded by the coding sequence ATGCTTCGAAAACACCAAACCTTGAGCCTTGCTTCCTCTTCCAATCCCCAGAGAAATCTCAATGTCAATTCTCTCAAGCTCTTTGGCTTCTCCGCTCTCTTCACCAGCACCAGTACCAGCACCAACCCATCAGCTTCCCCTGATTCATCCCTCACATCCGAGTTACCCGACATCCCAAGTTGGGTCAGTAAGCAAAACACAGGAACTCAACCCTCGGGAGATGACGATTTTGTCATCCCTTCACTAGCCACTTGGATTGAAAACCACCCCAAAGTTCGGCTCTTTCCAACCAAAAAACCCGAAACCCCGGTGGAGAAACTCACTAAAATCCTAAAATGTCCCTACCCATCTCCTGCAATAGTTGTCCAAGCCTTGAATGCTTCTGATTTAAGTGTTTCCGATGTTTCAGTTGACCAATTGTTGAAGCGGTTTTCTAATAGCTGGATTTCAGCTTATGGAGTCTTCATTTGGGCAAAAACACAATCAGGTTATACGCATACTCCTGAGTTATATAACTTCATGGTTGATGTGTTAGGGAAGGCTAAAATGTTTGATTTACTGCTGGATTTAATTGAGGAAATGAAACAGTTAAAAGGGTATATTAATTTGGATACAATATTTAAGGTCATGAGGAGATTAGCTAATGCTCGTCGGTTTAGTGAGGCTATTGAGGTTTTCAGAAGGATAGAGGAACTTGGGGTTGAGAAAGATGTTATGGCTTTGAATGGACTGTTGGATGCATTGGTCAAAGGGGATGGTGTGGAGCATGCTTGTGAAGCTTTTGTTGAGTTAAAGGAATGCATACCTTTGGATTCTAGTACTTTTAACATTCTGGTGCATGGATTTTGTAAGGCTAGGAGGCTAAGTGATGCTAGGAAGATTTTGAATGAGATGAATGAACATGGTTTTCAGCCTTGTACTGTTTCATTTACTTGTTTCATTGAGGCTTATTGTCGTGAAAAGGATTTTCGTAATGTGGATGCTATTCTGGATGAAATGAAAGAGAAAGGTTGTAGGCCAAATGCTGTCACTTACACTATCATTATGCATGCTCGAGGAAGGGCTGGAGAGATTGGAAAAGCATTGGAGGTTTATGAGATGATGAAGAAGGATAGTTGTTTACCGGATTCTTCGTTTTATAGCTCGTTAATTTTCATTCTAAGCAAAACTGGTAGGCTTAAGGATGCAGATGAAATCTTTGAGGACATGGTAAAGCAAGGTGTTAAACCGAATGCATTGACGTACAATACAATGATATCTTCTGCTTGTGGACATTCACTTGAAGAAAAAGCATTGAAGTTGCTTAAGAGAATGGAAGAGGATTCATGCAAACCGGATATTTCAACTTATGCACCTTTACTGAAAATGTGTTGCAGGAAGAAGAGGATGAAGGTACTCAATTTTTTGTTAAGCCACATGTTAAACAACGATGTTAGTATTGATCATACAACCTACACACTTTTGGTCCGTGGACTTTGTAATAGCGGAAAACTTGAGCAAGCATGTGCATTTTTTGAAGAAATGGTGCTCAAGGGAATGATAGCCAAGAGTTCTATATGTACAATGCTGGTAGAGAAACTTGAGAAGGAGGATATGATTGAAGCAAAACAGAAGATTCAAGAATTGGTGCCAAATGTGAAAGAGCCAAAAATAACAGTCTAA
- the LOC107886130 gene encoding HVA22-like protein a, with the protein MGSGAGSFLKVLFKNFDVLAGPVISLLYPLYASVRAIESESRADDRQWLTYWVLYSMMTLLELTFAKVIEWIPIWSYAKLIFTCWLVIPYFSGAAYVYEHYLRPFFMNPQQTINIWYVPRKKDFFSKPDDILTAAEKYIEENGTDAFEKLIHRADKSRSSSYGHIYDDDGYRH; encoded by the exons ATGGGATCTGGGGCTGGAAGTTTCCTTAAGGTTCTATTTAAGAACTTTGATGTTCTTGCTGG GCCAGTTATTAGTCTGCTGTACCCTCT ATATGCCTCGGTTAGGGCAATTGAATCGGAGTCTCGTGCCGATGACAGGCAATGGCTTACATATTGGGTTCTCTATTCCATGATGACATTGCTGGAACTCACTTTTGCCAAAGTCATTGAATG GATTCCTATCTGGTCCTATGCAAAGCTGATTTTCACTTGCTGGCTGGTCATCCCGTACTTCTCTGGCGCTGCCTATGTTTACGAGCACTATCTGCGACCCTTCTTTATGAACCCACAACAGACGATTAACATCTGGTATGTTCCGAGAAAGAAGGATTTCTTCAGTAAGCCGGACGATATTTTAACTGCCGCTGAGAAATACATTGAAGAGAATGGAACAGATGCATTTGAGAAGCTCATTCATCGG GCTGACAAGTCCAGGAGTAGCAGTTATGGTCACATATATGATGATGATGGCTACAGGCATTGA
- the LOC107886129 gene encoding microtubule-associated protein RP/EB family member 1A isoform X1, with product MASNIGMMDSAYFVGRNEILTWINNRLQLNLSRIEEAASGAVQCQMIDMTYPGAVPMHKVNFDAKSEYDMIQNYKVLQEVFNKLKIDKHIEVNRLVKGRPLDNLEFLQWLKRYCDSVNGGIMNENYDPVERRLKGGKERNSKGSLKSSKSLQANNLHNLASGDAAGINKNTVSKQGKTGVAAASSEVRALSKEITDLKLSVDLLEKERDFYFAKLRDIEILCQSTKVENHPMAVAIKKILYAADAKESALEEAQEFISQSVDNGETEEANEEETD from the exons ATGGCGTCTAATATAGGAATGATGGATAGTGCTTACTTCGTTGGAAGAAATGAGATTTTAACATGGATCAATAACAGGCTTCAGCTTAATCTCTCTCGTATTGaagaa GCTGCATCTGGTGCTGTACAATGTCAGATGATAGATATGACCTATCCGGGAGCAGTGCCAATGCACAAG GTGAATTTTGATGCAAAGTCCGAATATGATATGATCCAAAATTACAAGGTTCTGCAAGAAGTATTCAACAAGTTGAAAATCGATAAG CATATTGAAGTCAATAGACTTGTTAAAGGCAGACCTTTGGACAATCTGGAGTTCTTACAATGGCTGAAACGGTATTGTGATTCTGTGAATGGTGGAATCATGAATGA GAATTATGATCCTGTTGAAAGAAGACTTAAAGGTGGAAAAGAGCGGAACTCAAAGGGTTCTCTTAAGAGCTCAAAATCTCTGCAGGCAAACAATCTCCATAACCTTGCCTCTGGAGATGCGGCTGGCATTAATAAAAACACTG TTTCCAAGCAAGGTAAGACTGGTGTAGCAGCAGCTTCAAGTGAGGTCCGGGCTTTGTCCAAGGAG ATTACCGATTTGAAACTCTCGGTTGACCTCTTGGAAAAGGAAAGGGATTTTTACTTCGCCAAACTGCGGGATATTGAAATACTTTGTCAGTCTACCAAAGTGGAGAATCATCCA ATGGCAGTAGCAATAAAGAAAATACTGTATGCAGCTGATGCAAAAGAATCAGCACTTGAAGAAGCTCAAGAGTTTATTAGCCAATCTGTTGATAATGGTGAAACTGAAGAGGCAAATGAAGAGGAAACCGACTGA